A genomic region of candidate division WOR-3 bacterium contains the following coding sequences:
- a CDS encoding endonuclease V: MNSVAGCDVAYDERDAYAVWVVLSFPELKELEKTWAHQPIPADYHTGYLAHRELPPLLSAFAKLKTRPDVVICDAAGKAHPRKFGLACALGRAIDIPTIGCAKRRLVEITAEPASERGSYTTILMDGEAVGVVLRTRAGVKPVYVSPGYKISVDEARQIVLSCCRRWRIPEPIRFAHHHALLLRQGFKFLDVKVNYNGLG, from the coding sequence ATCAATAGTGTTGCCGGTTGTGATGTTGCCTATGATGAACGCGATGCCTATGCCGTTTGGGTGGTGCTTTCTTTTCCTGAACTCAAGGAGTTAGAAAAGACCTGGGCGCACCAGCCGATTCCCGCTGATTACCATACCGGTTATCTTGCTCACAGGGAACTGCCACCCCTACTTTCAGCATTCGCGAAGTTAAAAACCAGACCGGATGTGGTCATCTGTGATGCCGCGGGCAAGGCGCATCCACGCAAATTCGGGCTCGCCTGTGCGTTGGGTAGGGCGATTGACATCCCAACTATTGGCTGTGCAAAGCGCCGGCTCGTGGAAATAACTGCGGAGCCCGCCAGTGAAAGGGGAAGTTATACCACCATCCTAATGGATGGAGAGGCTGTTGGTGTAGTGTTGCGGACAAGAGCCGGTGTCAAACCGGTCTATGTCTCACCGGGGTATAAGATTTCGGTTGATGAGGCGCGGCAGATAGTGCTAAGCTGCTGCAGGAGGTGGCGCATACCTGAACCTATCCGGTTTGCTCATCACCACGCTTTACTCCTCAGGCAGGGTTTCAAATTCCTCGATGTAAAAGTCAACTATAACGGTCTCGGTTGA
- the smpB gene encoding SsrA-binding protein SmpB yields the protein MVKVVATNRKALRDYTVFEKIEAGIQLVGTEVKSVREGGASLDGGYAVVENGEVFLCDVNIAPYRQGNIFNRDPKRRRKLLLHRDEIKRLFGKTTLRGFTLIPLRLYFNDRGIAKVELALCKGKKAIDRREELKRRAIERDERQWGKRL from the coding sequence ATGGTGAAGGTAGTTGCTACCAATCGCAAGGCGCTAAGGGATTATACCGTGTTTGAGAAGATTGAAGCCGGGATTCAGCTTGTCGGCACCGAGGTGAAGTCCGTGCGTGAGGGTGGTGCATCCCTTGATGGCGGTTATGCGGTTGTTGAGAACGGCGAGGTTTTTCTCTGCGATGTCAACATCGCCCCTTACCGTCAGGGCAATATTTTCAACCGCGACCCGAAGCGCCGGCGGAAACTGCTTCTCCACCGTGATGAAATCAAGCGGCTCTTTGGCAAGACCACCCTGCGGGGTTTCACTTTGATACCGCTGCGGCTTTATTTCAACGACCGCGGGATTGCGAAGGTGGAACTGGCTTTATGCAAGGGCAAGAAGGCGATTGACCGCCGCGAGGAACTGAAGCGTCGGGCAATTGAACGGGATGAGCGGCAATGGGGAAAGAGGTTGTGA
- a CDS encoding RluA family pseudouridine synthase, with protein MGRVRMFVEEGTVKLKRFHRVASQRLCGKRLDVYLVLSGLGVSRNRAATLIEAGKVLVNGKPVKPSYRVKPGDAITAQFEYEPELTIEPEKMDLNIVYEDGDVIVIDKPAGVVVHPARGNRHGTLVQGLLYHCQHLPLRADSPLRPGVVHRLDKDTTGLLVFAKTDEALRSLGAQIEHRTVVREYLAFAWGDFELSEGTIDAPIGRHTIDRLRMAVTPFAARTAVTGYEVLRRYAICTYLRLRLKTGRTHQIRVHLEHIGHPVVGDPDYGGRSTNVIKHKDHASIFKEILIIMKRQALHAARLGFIHPRTKKFLEFSSPLPADMESLLFYLENLMRERRI; from the coding sequence ATGGGGCGAGTAAGAATGTTCGTTGAAGAGGGAACGGTCAAGCTGAAGCGGTTTCACCGCGTCGCCTCACAGCGGCTCTGTGGTAAAAGGCTGGATGTGTATCTGGTTCTCTCCGGGCTGGGGGTTTCCCGCAATCGGGCGGCAACCTTGATTGAAGCCGGCAAGGTATTGGTGAATGGGAAACCGGTAAAGCCCAGTTACCGGGTGAAACCCGGGGACGCAATCACCGCCCAGTTTGAATACGAACCGGAACTCACGATTGAGCCAGAAAAGATGGATTTGAACATTGTCTATGAGGACGGGGATGTGATTGTCATTGACAAGCCTGCAGGTGTGGTGGTTCATCCGGCAAGGGGAAATCGGCACGGGACCTTGGTTCAGGGACTACTTTATCACTGCCAGCATTTGCCGCTACGTGCCGACTCGCCACTCAGACCGGGTGTGGTTCATCGCCTTGACAAAGATACCACCGGTCTTTTAGTTTTTGCCAAAACCGATGAGGCGTTGCGCAGCCTCGGTGCCCAGATTGAACACCGCACCGTTGTCCGGGAATACCTTGCCTTTGCCTGGGGTGACTTTGAACTGTCTGAGGGTACGATTGATGCGCCTATTGGCAGGCATACGATTGACCGGTTACGGATGGCGGTCACTCCTTTTGCAGCCCGTACCGCTGTTACTGGTTATGAGGTCTTGCGCCGCTATGCAATCTGCACCTATCTCAGGCTGAGGCTTAAGACCGGCAGGACCCATCAGATCAGGGTTCATCTTGAGCATATCGGGCATCCGGTTGTCGGTGATCCGGATTATGGCGGGAGGAGTACCAATGTCATCAAGCACAAGGACCACGCCTCCATCTTTAAAGAGATATTAATTATAATGAAGCGCCAGGCACTACATGCTGCCCGACTTGGTTTTATTCATCCTCGCACCAAAAAATTTCTTGAGTTCTCATCGCCCCTACCTGCGGATATGGAATCTCTCTTGTTTTATCTTGAGAACCTAATGCGGGAAAGGAGGATATGA
- a CDS encoding N-acetylmuramoyl-L-alanine amidase has translation MSRRVGVAIFLFFTILFNYTFAAKEENLRNFNGVDYLPLSGITAHFQGKCWLVRSPEGESRFVAILPGAKDSLPIEYTFLVDSNLVIHNGKRLQLPLPAVMEKDQLYLPAVVAAAIFPELDVPILSTIETERVQDTLVVRLLLSPFQKKTGALLFHHENSSSIEFRLTLGARIDSGFVQELRLLSLTSTGSFLNGIKIDSNAVGTSLIWTFRQPVEKTIISREQGIEVRVFPRPKRQVAKILLDPGHGGKDPGAIGTLGTEEKTVVLDIAKRTKEHLVKNGFEVYLTREGDEYVTLAERAEKAIKTGADIFVSIHANWAENKAATGLETYFLSEAKTDWERAVAARENAVFEREIANPLIKDKNNPVGLILADLAQNEFLYESSELAARIQESSLGLVRVQDRGVKQANFYVLRNIFMPAILVECGFLSNRQEEKLLRTPECREKIARAIAEGIAGFARDYERRLNGASKNVR, from the coding sequence GTGAGCAGAAGGGTTGGGGTTGCTATCTTTTTATTTTTCACCATTTTGTTCAATTATACCTTTGCGGCGAAAGAGGAGAATCTGCGTAACTTCAATGGTGTTGACTACCTACCCCTTTCGGGCATCACCGCCCATTTTCAGGGAAAATGCTGGCTGGTTCGATCACCTGAAGGTGAAAGCCGGTTTGTTGCCATCCTGCCGGGAGCAAAAGACTCCTTACCTATAGAATACACCTTTCTTGTTGACAGCAACCTCGTGATTCACAACGGCAAGAGGTTGCAACTGCCCTTGCCCGCGGTGATGGAGAAGGATCAGCTCTACTTACCGGCGGTAGTGGCGGCGGCAATCTTTCCAGAACTGGATGTGCCGATTCTCAGCACGATTGAGACCGAAAGAGTCCAGGATACCCTGGTTGTCCGCCTGCTCCTTTCCCCATTTCAGAAGAAAACCGGCGCCCTCCTTTTTCATCACGAGAACAGCTCCAGCATTGAATTCCGTCTTACCCTTGGCGCCCGGATTGACTCAGGCTTTGTCCAAGAGTTAAGACTCCTTTCCCTAACCAGTACCGGGAGTTTCCTCAACGGGATCAAGATTGACTCCAACGCCGTGGGGACAAGTTTAATCTGGACATTTCGCCAGCCGGTTGAGAAAACGATAATCAGCCGCGAGCAGGGTATTGAGGTGCGGGTTTTCCCGAGGCCGAAGCGCCAAGTGGCTAAAATTCTCCTTGACCCTGGACATGGGGGCAAAGACCCGGGCGCAATTGGGACACTTGGCACCGAGGAGAAAACCGTTGTCCTTGACATCGCCAAGAGGACAAAAGAGCATCTGGTCAAAAATGGCTTTGAGGTCTACCTTACCCGGGAGGGGGATGAGTATGTCACCCTTGCCGAACGGGCAGAGAAGGCGATAAAAACAGGGGCGGACATTTTTGTAAGTATTCATGCCAACTGGGCAGAAAACAAAGCCGCAACCGGTCTGGAGACATATTTTCTCTCTGAGGCAAAGACCGACTGGGAAAGGGCGGTGGCAGCACGGGAGAATGCGGTGTTCGAACGGGAAATCGCCAACCCGCTTATCAAGGATAAGAATAATCCGGTGGGTCTTATTCTTGCCGACCTGGCACAGAATGAATTTCTCTATGAGTCAAGCGAACTGGCAGCCCGGATTCAGGAGAGTTCGCTGGGACTTGTGCGGGTCCAGGACCGGGGGGTGAAGCAGGCAAACTTCTATGTCCTGCGCAATATCTTTATGCCGGCAATCTTAGTTGAGTGCGGCTTTCTCTCAAATCGCCAGGAGGAAAAACTGCTGCGCACACCTGAATGCCGAGAGAAAATTGCGCGGGCAATTGCCGAAGGCATCGCTGGTTTTGCCCGGGATTATGAACGCCGGCTGAATGGGGCGAGTAAGAATGTTCGTTGA